Proteins co-encoded in one Christiangramia fulva genomic window:
- a CDS encoding vitamin B12 dependent-methionine synthase activation domain-containing protein produces the protein MGGSGGSRPLKLSGLEPLIITPESNFVNVGERTNVAGSRKFLRLIKEEKFEEALDVAREQVEGGAQIIDVNMDDGLIEGKEAMVKFLNLMVAEPDIARVPIMIDSSKWEIIEAGLQVVQGKCVVNSISLKEGEEEFIKHAKKIRRYGAAVIVMAFDEVGQADNYERRIEITKRSYDILVNKVNFPPEDIIFDLNIFPVGTGMDEHRRNAIDFIEATRWVKENLPYCSVSGGVSNVSFSFRGNNPVREAMHSAFLYHAIKAGMNMGIVNPGMLEVYDEIPKDLLEHVEDVILDRRDDATERLLDFAENVVASKKVQKTDLAWREKPLQDRITHALVKGIDGFILEDIEQARQEAEKPLDVIEGPLMIGMNVVGDLFGSGKMFLPQVVKSARVMKKAVAYLLPYIEAAKKAPTPPKGEPYWQTADPLLYGKMKEYAKKMRYEKSTEAERVLWDALSNKKLEGYKFRRQHIVGSYIADFICLKEKLIIEVDGLIHQLPENKKSDEERTEWLKSQEFRVIRFSNEAVLNETEKVLKKILAELKKAPPSGVGGAGKVLLATVKGDVHDIGKNIVGVVLGCNNYEIIDLGVMVPPEKIIETAKKENVDAIGLSGLITPSLDEMVYLAKEMERQEFSVPLLIGGATTSKAHTAVKIDPQYKHAVAHVNDASRAVTVVGDLLKETTREKYKSDLKVEYDKFRKNFKKRSKVKSFLSIEEARENKFKIDWESTEIFKPNQLGIQVIEDFELDKLLDYIDWSPFFRSWDLHGRYPDILKDKKVGEQAQILFEDAKVLLKRILDEKLLKAKAVFGLFEANSVNDDIEVKYNQDSEKKKTIFRTLRQQLKKYGEKPNFALADFVAPKETGIQDYVGAFCVTTGFGTDKIAAEYEKNHDDYNSIMIKALADRLAEAFAEYLHKKVRKNEWGYASAESLSNEDLIKEEYKGIRPAPGYPACPDHLEKLTIWDILKVEERIGVKLTESLAMWPAASVSGYYFANPEARYFGLGKIKEDQVKDYAERKGIPLKKAEKWLNPNIAD, from the coding sequence ATGGGGGGTTCGGGTGGGTCCCGTCCCTTAAAATTATCCGGACTCGAGCCGCTGATTATCACGCCGGAAAGCAATTTCGTTAATGTAGGGGAAAGAACCAATGTTGCCGGTTCAAGAAAATTCCTGCGTCTTATAAAAGAAGAAAAGTTTGAAGAAGCCCTCGATGTTGCTCGCGAGCAGGTGGAAGGTGGCGCACAGATCATCGATGTAAACATGGATGATGGCCTTATTGAAGGTAAGGAAGCGATGGTGAAATTTCTCAATCTCATGGTTGCCGAACCCGATATCGCTCGTGTTCCGATCATGATCGATAGCTCGAAATGGGAAATTATCGAGGCCGGTCTTCAGGTTGTCCAGGGAAAATGCGTGGTGAATTCCATCAGTTTAAAGGAAGGTGAAGAAGAATTCATTAAGCATGCTAAAAAAATCAGGCGATACGGCGCAGCTGTAATCGTGATGGCTTTTGACGAGGTAGGCCAGGCAGATAATTATGAACGACGCATTGAAATTACCAAACGTTCCTATGATATTCTTGTAAACAAAGTAAATTTTCCTCCCGAAGACATTATTTTCGATCTTAATATTTTTCCTGTCGGAACAGGGATGGATGAGCATCGTCGTAACGCGATCGATTTCATTGAAGCTACGCGCTGGGTGAAAGAAAATCTCCCTTATTGCAGCGTTAGCGGCGGGGTGAGCAATGTTTCCTTTTCTTTCCGCGGAAATAATCCCGTTCGTGAGGCCATGCATTCTGCTTTTCTGTATCACGCGATCAAAGCCGGAATGAATATGGGAATCGTAAACCCCGGAATGCTGGAGGTTTATGATGAGATTCCCAAAGACCTGCTCGAACATGTTGAAGATGTGATCCTGGATCGTCGCGATGATGCCACGGAACGATTGCTGGATTTTGCTGAAAATGTGGTCGCTTCCAAAAAAGTGCAAAAAACCGATCTTGCATGGAGAGAAAAACCGCTTCAGGATAGGATTACCCATGCGCTGGTAAAAGGAATAGACGGCTTTATTCTTGAAGACATAGAACAGGCGCGGCAGGAGGCCGAAAAACCTCTGGATGTGATCGAAGGACCTTTGATGATCGGGATGAATGTCGTGGGAGACCTCTTCGGAAGTGGGAAAATGTTCCTGCCACAAGTGGTGAAATCGGCAAGGGTGATGAAAAAAGCCGTGGCTTATTTATTACCCTATATTGAAGCCGCAAAAAAAGCCCCCACTCCCCCAAAGGGGGAACCATATTGGCAAACTGCCGACCCTTTGCTATACGGAAAGATGAAGGAGTACGCGAAGAAAATGCGATATGAGAAATCAACCGAAGCAGAGCGGGTGCTATGGGATGCACTAAGCAACAAGAAACTCGAAGGATACAAATTTAGAAGACAACATATTGTTGGCAGTTATATCGCCGATTTCATCTGCCTGAAAGAAAAACTTATAATAGAAGTTGACGGGCTTATTCATCAGCTCCCGGAGAATAAAAAGAGCGATGAAGAAAGAACTGAGTGGTTAAAATCTCAGGAATTCAGAGTGATAAGATTTTCAAATGAAGCAGTTTTAAATGAAACTGAAAAAGTTCTGAAAAAGATTTTAGCAGAGTTGAAAAAAGCGCCCCCATCGGGGGTTGGGGGGGCAGGAAAAGTCTTGTTGGCAACCGTAAAAGGCGATGTACACGATATCGGGAAAAATATCGTTGGCGTGGTTTTGGGTTGTAATAATTATGAAATTATCGATCTCGGCGTAATGGTGCCACCGGAAAAGATCATCGAAACCGCTAAAAAGGAAAACGTTGATGCCATTGGCCTTAGCGGACTCATTACTCCGTCGCTGGATGAAATGGTGTATCTCGCCAAAGAAATGGAGCGCCAGGAATTTTCGGTGCCGCTGTTGATCGGTGGCGCGACGACCTCCAAAGCCCATACCGCGGTAAAGATCGATCCACAATACAAACATGCGGTGGCCCATGTGAACGATGCCTCAAGGGCGGTGACCGTGGTGGGCGATTTGCTCAAGGAAACTACACGCGAAAAATACAAATCTGATCTGAAAGTTGAATATGACAAATTCAGGAAGAATTTTAAAAAGCGCAGCAAGGTTAAATCCTTCCTGAGCATTGAGGAAGCCCGAGAAAATAAGTTCAAAATTGACTGGGAATCTACCGAAATTTTTAAACCAAACCAGTTAGGAATCCAGGTAATCGAAGATTTTGAACTGGATAAACTTCTGGATTATATTGACTGGAGTCCGTTTTTCAGAAGTTGGGACCTACACGGCCGTTATCCGGATATTCTTAAAGATAAAAAGGTTGGGGAGCAGGCGCAGATTCTTTTCGAAGATGCAAAAGTTCTGCTGAAGCGAATTTTGGATGAAAAACTGCTTAAAGCAAAGGCTGTTTTCGGACTTTTTGAAGCGAATTCAGTAAATGATGATATCGAAGTTAAATACAACCAGGATTCAGAGAAGAAAAAGACGATTTTCAGAACGCTTCGCCAGCAGCTGAAAAAATATGGTGAGAAGCCCAATTTCGCCCTTGCCGATTTTGTCGCGCCTAAGGAAACGGGAATTCAGGATTATGTAGGTGCTTTTTGCGTGACCACAGGTTTTGGAACCGATAAAATAGCGGCAGAATATGAAAAAAATCATGACGATTATAATTCGATCATGATCAAAGCATTAGCCGATCGACTTGCCGAAGCTTTTGCCGAATACCTTCATAAAAAAGTGAGAAAAAACGAGTGGGGCTATGCTTCGGCTGAAAGCCTGAGCAATGAAGACCTGATAAAAGAAGAATATAAAGGCATTCGTCCTGCACCTGGATATCCCGCCTGTCCCGATCATTTGGAGAAATTGACCATTTGGGATATTTTGAAGGTTGAGGAAAGAATTGGCGTGAAATTAACCGAAAGTCTGGCGATGTGGCCGGCAGCGAGTGTTAGTGGTTATTATTTTGCTAATCCGGAAGCCAGATATTTCGGACTTGGAAAAATCAAGGAAGACCAGGTGAAAGATTATGCCGAACGAAAAGGAATTCCCTTGAAAAAAGCAGAGAAATGGCTGAATCCGAATATCGCGGATTAG
- the metF gene encoding methylenetetrahydrofolate reductase [NAD(P)H] encodes MKVTEHIQKANGKTLFSFEIIPPKKGKNIQELYDNIDPLMEFRPPFIDVTTSREEFVYVERDGLFDRQITRMRPGTVGICAAIKHKYNVDTVPHVLCGGFTKQETEYLLVDCQYLEIENVMALRGDAMSHQKYFEPSEGGHNFACELVKQIKDLNTGRYLHDVIETDYNSEFCIGVAGYPEKHMEAPSLKSDLKRLKEKVDSGADYIVTQMFFDNQKFFEFVKAAREMGIEVPIIPGIKPIAVKKHLQLLPQVFKIDLPEELISEVEKCKSNKEVRQLGIEWCIQQSKELMDFGVPVLHYYSMGKSSNIEQIASAVF; translated from the coding sequence ATGAAAGTAACAGAGCACATCCAGAAAGCAAACGGGAAAACCCTGTTTTCATTCGAGATCATTCCGCCAAAAAAAGGAAAAAATATCCAGGAACTCTATGATAATATCGATCCGCTGATGGAATTTAGGCCGCCATTCATAGACGTGACCACTTCCCGTGAGGAGTTTGTTTATGTTGAACGTGACGGACTATTTGATCGGCAAATTACCCGTATGCGACCGGGAACCGTTGGGATTTGCGCGGCCATAAAACATAAATACAATGTTGATACCGTCCCACATGTGCTTTGCGGCGGATTCACCAAGCAGGAAACCGAATATCTGCTTGTGGACTGTCAGTATCTCGAGATTGAGAATGTAATGGCGCTGCGCGGTGACGCGATGAGCCATCAGAAGTATTTTGAACCTTCGGAAGGTGGTCATAACTTCGCCTGTGAGCTGGTGAAGCAGATCAAAGACCTGAATACCGGCCGATATTTGCATGATGTGATCGAAACCGATTATAATTCTGAATTCTGTATTGGAGTAGCCGGGTATCCCGAAAAGCATATGGAAGCACCTTCGTTAAAATCTGATCTGAAAAGGCTTAAGGAAAAGGTAGATTCCGGGGCCGATTATATCGTAACCCAGATGTTCTTCGACAACCAGAAATTTTTCGAATTTGTAAAAGCGGCACGGGAAATGGGCATAGAGGTACCCATAATCCCAGGAATCAAGCCTATTGCAGTCAAAAAACATCTGCAATTATTACCGCAGGTTTTTAAAATTGATCTCCCGGAAGAGTTGATTTCTGAAGTTGAAAAATGTAAATCCAATAAGGAGGTGAGGCAACTGGGTATCGAGTGGTGTATCCAGCAATCTAAAGAATTAATGGATTTTGGCGTGCCTGTGCTGCATTATTATTCTATGGGCAAAAGCAGCAATATTGAGCAGATCGCTTCAGCCGTTTTTTGA
- a CDS encoding acyloxyacyl hydrolase: MKKIAPVFFLLSTLFALGQENEIPKFHSLDANFYYGSIVEHNPDISHLITGHPTGFILTYNRKTYGFEKWERRYNYPDFGFSFIYQDLKNQYLGENMGLYAHMSFYALKRKFMFRIGQGVAYATTPYDQNDNYRNNAYGTHFLSTTYLMGNFKKENIFEGLGVQAGITLIHYSNADLGSPNHSTNTFTFNLGLNYMLEHEDIPNYIPRGPKEKYTEPVHYNFALRGGVNTTGVVGSPQLPFFTIAAYADKVLNHKSTLQAGAEIFFSRSLEEFIKYKSIAFPQQTTTGEEDAKRVGVFVGHKLTFNKMSLITQLGFYAYYPYTDYVDQVYNRVGLERKINDDWWTSVSLRAHGANAECVELSIGYRL; encoded by the coding sequence ATGAAAAAAATCGCTCCAGTCTTTTTTCTGCTTTCCACTCTGTTTGCACTTGGGCAGGAAAATGAAATCCCGAAATTCCATTCCCTGGATGCGAATTTTTATTATGGGAGCATTGTTGAGCATAATCCCGATATTTCACATTTGATCACCGGTCATCCTACCGGTTTTATTTTAACTTATAACCGCAAGACCTACGGATTTGAAAAATGGGAACGACGGTATAATTATCCAGATTTTGGCTTTTCTTTTATTTATCAGGATCTGAAAAATCAGTATTTGGGAGAAAATATGGGCCTTTATGCTCATATGAGCTTTTATGCGCTAAAGCGGAAATTCATGTTCCGCATCGGGCAGGGAGTGGCTTATGCCACGACTCCTTATGATCAAAATGATAATTACCGGAATAATGCCTACGGAACCCATTTTCTGAGTACCACTTACCTGATGGGGAATTTTAAAAAGGAAAATATTTTTGAAGGTCTTGGAGTGCAGGCAGGGATTACATTAATCCATTATTCCAATGCCGATCTCGGCTCCCCGAATCACAGTACAAATACCTTTACTTTTAACCTTGGGCTGAATTATATGCTGGAACATGAGGATATTCCTAATTATATTCCACGAGGCCCGAAAGAAAAATATACAGAACCGGTTCATTATAATTTTGCTTTGCGTGGTGGAGTGAATACTACCGGTGTGGTTGGTTCTCCGCAATTGCCATTTTTTACCATCGCTGCCTACGCCGATAAAGTGTTGAATCATAAAAGCACACTCCAGGCCGGAGCAGAAATTTTCTTTTCCCGTTCTCTTGAAGAATTTATAAAATATAAATCTATAGCTTTTCCACAGCAAACCACGACGGGCGAGGAAGATGCCAAACGGGTGGGTGTATTTGTTGGGCATAAACTCACCTTTAATAAAATGTCGCTCATCACTCAGCTAGGCTTTTATGCGTATTATCCATATACCGATTATGTGGACCAGGTTTATAATCGGGTGGGGCTCGAGCGGAAAATCAATGACGACTGGTGGACTTCGGTGAGTTTGAGGGCACACGGTGCAAACGCGGAATGCGTGGAACTTTCAATTGGGTACAGATTATGA
- a CDS encoding head GIN domain-containing protein yields the protein MKRLIAFMMIFVVFGCETENAPDCFQKAGKIIQKEVSVEPFTEIEVFERIKLYIQQGPEQKVVIETGKNLMNEVSAEVENGRLLLYNENGCNLFRDYGVTKIYVTTPDLTWLQSSSNIPIESIGTLKFDNLWLRSLNQEMDPEIHTDGDFILDLDVKNLRITSDNYAHFYISGKAENVNIFFAAGDGRLEGRDFIVQNYDIFHRGTNSIIVNPQQSLKGDIYSYGDIISVNRPPVVRVNEHFRGRLIFESP from the coding sequence ATGAAAAGGTTAATTGCATTCATGATGATTTTCGTCGTTTTTGGTTGTGAAACCGAAAATGCTCCAGATTGTTTTCAGAAAGCCGGAAAGATCATTCAGAAGGAAGTTTCAGTTGAGCCTTTTACCGAAATTGAGGTATTTGAACGTATCAAATTATATATTCAGCAGGGTCCGGAGCAGAAAGTGGTAATCGAAACGGGAAAAAATTTGATGAATGAGGTTTCAGCAGAAGTAGAAAATGGGCGGTTGTTGCTTTATAATGAAAACGGCTGCAATTTATTTAGGGATTATGGCGTGACAAAAATTTATGTGACCACGCCCGATCTTACCTGGCTTCAAAGCAGTTCGAATATTCCTATTGAAAGTATCGGGACCTTGAAATTTGACAATTTATGGCTGCGTTCCCTGAACCAGGAAATGGATCCGGAAATTCATACCGACGGCGATTTTATTCTTGATCTGGATGTTAAAAATCTTCGCATTACCAGTGACAATTATGCTCATTTTTATATAAGCGGAAAGGCCGAAAATGTGAATATTTTCTTTGCCGCAGGTGACGGAAGGCTGGAGGGAAGGGATTTTATCGTTCAGAATTATGATATTTTTCATCGCGGCACCAATTCTATTATTGTGAATCCGCAGCAAAGCCTGAAAGGCGATATTTACAGTTATGGCGATATTATTTCGGTGAACAGGCCGCCTGTGGTAAGGGTTAATGAACACTTCCGTGGAAGACTTATTTTTGAGAGCCCCTAA
- the gldA gene encoding gliding motility-associated ABC transporter ATP-binding subunit GldA, protein MSISVHNISKHFGDQKALNAVSFSINKGEIVGFLGPNGAGKSTLMKILTGYLPADEGKAEIVGLDLENQLSEVQKRTGYLPEHNPLYTEMYVREYLDFVASVYKNAKKPKIEEVIQMTGLKPEANKKIEQLSKGYRQRVGLAAALLHDPEVLILDEPTTGLDPNQLVEIRGLIKKIGQDKTIFLSTHIMQEVEAICDRVIIINKGQIVADKKLEELRAHEEQVIFVEFDYKIENVALQRIPHLKSFKNTGGFSYELIFDTKEDMRPAVFDFAHDHGLKTLQLNQKTRNLESLFAELTNTDV, encoded by the coding sequence ATGTCTATAAGTGTACATAACATATCAAAGCATTTTGGCGACCAAAAAGCGCTAAATGCCGTCAGTTTTTCCATCAATAAAGGAGAGATCGTCGGATTTCTTGGGCCGAATGGCGCCGGAAAATCTACTTTGATGAAGATCCTCACCGGTTATCTTCCCGCTGATGAGGGAAAAGCTGAAATTGTAGGCCTTGATCTGGAAAATCAGCTTTCAGAAGTTCAAAAGCGAACCGGTTATCTTCCCGAACACAATCCGTTATACACCGAAATGTATGTACGCGAATATTTGGATTTTGTGGCTTCGGTTTATAAAAATGCCAAAAAGCCTAAAATTGAAGAAGTCATTCAAATGACCGGCCTAAAACCTGAAGCCAATAAAAAGATCGAGCAGCTTTCCAAAGGTTACCGCCAGAGAGTCGGACTGGCCGCGGCGCTGCTTCACGATCCGGAAGTACTGATCCTGGATGAACCTACTACAGGCCTGGATCCAAACCAGCTGGTGGAAATTCGGGGACTGATCAAGAAAATTGGACAGGATAAGACCATTTTCCTTTCCACTCATATAATGCAGGAAGTAGAGGCGATCTGTGATCGTGTGATCATAATTAATAAAGGACAGATCGTAGCCGATAAAAAACTGGAAGAATTGCGGGCTCACGAAGAGCAGGTGATCTTTGTGGAATTTGATTATAAGATCGAAAATGTAGCTTTGCAGCGCATTCCCCATCTTAAAAGTTTTAAAAATACCGGCGGATTTTCTTACGAACTTATATTCGACACCAAAGAAGACATGCGGCCTGCCGTTTTTGATTTTGCTCATGACCACGGTTTGAAAACCCTTCAGCTTAATCAGAAAACCAGAAACCTGGAAAGCCTTTTCGCTGAATTAACCAACACTGATGTTTAA